A stretch of Enterobacter cloacae complex sp. ECNIH7 DNA encodes these proteins:
- the hypE gene encoding hydrogenase expression/formation protein HypE — translation MNTVEMAHGSGGQAMQQLINRLFMEAFNNPWLDEQEDQARIDLATLTAQGDRLAFSTDSYVIDPLFFPGGDIGKLAVCGTANDVAVSGAVPRYLSCGFILEEGLPMETLTTVVNSMAQTAREAGIAIVTGDTKVVQRGAADKLFINTAGMGAIPADIHWAAQRLSVGDVLIVTGTLGCHGATILNLREGLGLDGELRSDCAVLTPLIQTLRGIPGVKALRDATRGGVNAVAHEFAASCGYGIELTERSLPVKPAVRGLCELLGLDPLNFANEGKLVIGVERSAAEAVLEQLRAHPSGKEAAMIGEVVERKGVRLTGLYGVKRTLDLPHAEPLPRIC, via the coding sequence ATGAATACGGTTGAAATGGCGCACGGCAGCGGCGGACAGGCGATGCAGCAGCTGATTAACCGGCTGTTTATGGAAGCTTTCAACAACCCCTGGCTCGACGAACAGGAAGACCAGGCGCGCATTGACCTCGCCACCCTCACCGCGCAGGGCGACAGGCTGGCCTTCTCCACCGACAGCTACGTGATTGACCCGCTGTTCTTCCCCGGCGGCGATATCGGCAAGCTCGCCGTCTGCGGCACGGCCAACGACGTGGCGGTCAGCGGTGCCGTTCCGCGCTACCTCTCCTGCGGGTTTATCCTCGAAGAGGGATTACCGATGGAGACGCTCACGACAGTGGTCAACAGCATGGCGCAGACCGCACGCGAGGCTGGGATAGCTATCGTCACCGGCGATACCAAAGTGGTGCAGCGCGGCGCGGCCGACAAGCTATTTATCAACACCGCCGGCATGGGCGCGATCCCCGCCGATATTCACTGGGCGGCGCAGCGGCTTAGCGTGGGCGACGTGCTGATCGTGACCGGAACGCTGGGCTGCCACGGGGCGACCATCCTTAACCTGCGCGAAGGTCTGGGGCTGGACGGGGAACTGCGCAGTGACTGCGCGGTGCTCACCCCGCTGATCCAGACGCTGCGGGGTATTCCCGGCGTGAAAGCCCTGCGGGACGCCACGCGAGGCGGCGTGAATGCCGTGGCACACGAATTTGCGGCAAGCTGCGGGTACGGGATTGAACTCACCGAGCGCAGCCTGCCCGTTAAGCCTGCCGTTCGCGGGCTTTGCGAACTGCTGGGCCTTGACCCGCTCAACTTTGCCAACGAAGGCAAACTGGTGATTGGCGTTGAACGCTCGGCCGCGGAAGCCGTTCTTGAACAGCTGCGGGCTCATCCCTCAGGAAAAGAGGCGGCGATGATTGGTGAAGTGGTTGAGCGCAAAGGGGTGCGCCTGACCGGACTTTATGGCGTGAAGCGGACGCTTGACCTGCCGCACGCGGAACCCTTACCCCGTATTTGCTAG
- the hypA gene encoding hydrogenase maturation nickel metallochaperone HypA, translated as MHEITLCQRALELIEQQAVQNHAKRVTGVWLKVGAFSCVEPSALNFCFELVCRGTLAEGCELHIEEQQAECWCEQCQQYVTLLSSKVQRCPQCQSTGLRIVADDGMQIPRLEIEKE; from the coding sequence ATGCACGAAATCACCCTCTGCCAGCGGGCTCTGGAACTTATCGAACAGCAGGCAGTGCAAAACCACGCGAAGCGCGTCACCGGCGTCTGGCTGAAAGTCGGGGCGTTTTCCTGCGTTGAGCCCAGCGCCCTGAATTTCTGTTTTGAACTGGTGTGTCGCGGCACGCTGGCGGAAGGCTGCGAGCTCCATATCGAAGAGCAGCAGGCGGAGTGCTGGTGCGAGCAGTGCCAGCAGTACGTCACCCTGCTGTCATCAAAGGTTCAGCGCTGTCCGCAGTGTCAGAGCACCGGTCTTCGCATCGTGGCGGACGACGGCATGCAGATCCCACGCCTCGAAATCGAGAAGGAGTAA
- a CDS encoding HypC/HybG/HupF family hydrogenase formation chaperone — MCIGVPGQIHSIDGNQAKVEVCGILRDVDLTLVGSSDETGASRLGQWVLVHVGFAMSVINEAEARDTLDALQNMFDVEPDVGALLYGEER; from the coding sequence ATGTGCATAGGCGTACCGGGACAAATCCATTCCATTGACGGGAACCAGGCCAAAGTGGAGGTCTGCGGCATCCTGCGCGACGTGGACCTGACGCTGGTGGGCAGCAGCGATGAAACGGGCGCATCGCGTCTCGGCCAGTGGGTGCTCGTCCACGTAGGGTTTGCCATGAGCGTGATTAACGAAGCGGAAGCCCGCGACACGCTGGATGCATTGCAAAACATGTTCGACGTGGAGCCTGACGTGGGCGCGCTGCTGTACGGCGAGGAGCGTTAG
- a CDS encoding 4Fe-4S dicluster domain-containing protein — protein MNRFVIADSTVCIGCRTCEAACSETHRLHGLQSMPRLHVMRNEKESAPQLCHHCEDAPCAGVCPVNAITRVDGAVQLNESLCVSCKLCGIACPFGAIEFSGSRPLHIPANANSPKAPPAPPAPARVSTLLDWVPGIRAVAVKCDLCSFDEQGPACVRTCPTKALILVNIRDIARTSKRKRELTINSDFGDLSLLQALNEGAK, from the coding sequence GTGAACCGTTTTGTAATTGCTGACTCGACGGTCTGTATTGGCTGTCGAACCTGTGAGGCGGCGTGTTCGGAAACGCATCGCCTGCATGGGCTGCAGTCCATGCCGCGCCTGCACGTCATGCGTAATGAAAAAGAGTCTGCCCCGCAGCTCTGCCATCACTGTGAAGACGCCCCCTGCGCGGGCGTCTGCCCTGTGAATGCCATCACCCGCGTTGATGGCGCTGTCCAGCTGAACGAAAGCCTGTGCGTAAGCTGCAAGCTGTGCGGCATTGCCTGCCCGTTCGGCGCGATTGAATTTTCCGGCAGCCGTCCGCTGCATATTCCGGCGAACGCCAACTCGCCAAAAGCCCCGCCCGCGCCACCGGCTCCGGCACGCGTAAGCACGCTGCTGGACTGGGTGCCCGGCATTCGTGCCGTTGCGGTGAAATGCGACCTGTGCAGCTTCGATGAGCAGGGGCCGGCCTGCGTGCGCACCTGCCCGACTAAGGCGTTGATTCTGGTTAACATTCGCGACATCGCCCGTACCAGCAAGCGTAAACGCGAGCTGACCATCAACAGTGATTTTGGCGATCTTTCTCTGCTACAGGCGCTTAACGAGGGGGCGAAATGA
- the flhA gene encoding formate hydrogenlyase transcriptional activator FlhA, with product MPYTPMSDLGQQGLFDITRTLLQQPDLGALSDALTRLVRQSALADSAAIVLWHSGTQRASYYSTRDNGKTFEYEDETYLAHGPVRRILSRPEVLHCNFAEFRQAWPKLAESDLYQPFGHYCMLPLAAEGQIFGGCEFIRTTDQPWSEAEYERLHTFTQIVAVVAEQIQSRVTNNVDYDLLSRERDNFRILVAITNAVLSRLDMDELVSEVSKEIHHYFKIDAISIALRGHRKGKLNIYSTHYLDEANPAHEQSEVDEAGTLSERVFKSKEILLLNLNEQDPVAPYERMLFNTWGNKIQTLCLLPLMSGNTMLGVLKLAQCEEGVFTTANLKLLRQIAERISIALDNALAYQEIHRLKERLVDENLALTEQLNNVDSEFGEIIGRSDAMYSVLKQVEMVAQSDSTVLILGETGTGKELIARAIHNLSNRNSRRMVKMNCAAMPAGLRESDLFGHERGAFTGASSQRLGRFELADKSSLFLDEVGDMPLELQPKLLRVLQEQEFERLGSNKLIQTDVRLIAATNRDLKKMVADREFRSDLYYRLNVFPIFLPPLRERPEDIPLLVKAFTAKIARRMGRNIDSIPAETLRTLSSMEWPGNVRELENVIERAVLLTRGNVLQLSLPEVTLPDVTAPAAETAKEGEDEYQLIMRVLKETNGVVAGPKGAAQRLGLKRTTLLSRMKRLGIDKESLV from the coding sequence ATGCCGTATACACCGATGAGCGATCTTGGACAGCAGGGCCTGTTTGACATCACGCGCACACTTTTACAGCAGCCCGATCTCGGTGCGCTGAGCGATGCCCTGACGCGGCTGGTCAGGCAATCGGCGCTGGCGGACAGCGCCGCGATTGTGCTCTGGCATAGCGGAACGCAGCGCGCGAGCTACTACTCGACGCGTGATAATGGCAAAACGTTTGAATACGAAGACGAAACGTATCTGGCGCATGGCCCGGTGCGCCGCATACTCTCCCGGCCTGAAGTGCTGCACTGCAACTTTGCGGAGTTCCGCCAGGCGTGGCCGAAGCTGGCGGAGAGCGACCTCTATCAGCCTTTCGGGCATTACTGCATGCTGCCGCTGGCGGCTGAGGGCCAGATTTTTGGCGGCTGCGAGTTTATCCGCACGACCGACCAGCCCTGGAGCGAGGCGGAATACGAGCGCCTGCACACCTTTACCCAGATTGTAGCCGTCGTCGCGGAGCAGATCCAAAGCCGCGTCACCAATAACGTCGATTACGACCTGCTGAGCCGCGAGCGCGACAACTTCCGCATTCTGGTCGCCATCACCAACGCCGTGCTCTCCCGCCTGGACATGGACGAGCTGGTCAGCGAAGTTTCGAAAGAGATCCACCACTATTTCAAAATAGACGCCATCAGCATTGCGCTGCGCGGCCATCGCAAGGGCAAGCTGAACATCTACTCCACGCACTATCTCGATGAAGCCAACCCGGCGCACGAGCAGAGCGAGGTAGACGAAGCGGGCACCCTTTCCGAGCGGGTCTTCAAAAGCAAAGAGATCCTCCTGCTCAACCTGAACGAGCAGGACCCGGTCGCGCCGTACGAGCGGATGCTGTTTAACACCTGGGGCAATAAAATTCAGACCCTGTGCCTGCTGCCGCTGATGTCCGGCAACACCATGCTGGGCGTGCTAAAGCTGGCGCAGTGCGAGGAAGGCGTGTTTACCACCGCCAACCTGAAGCTGCTGCGCCAGATTGCCGAGCGTATTTCCATCGCGCTCGATAACGCCCTCGCCTATCAGGAAATTCATCGCCTGAAAGAGCGGCTGGTGGATGAGAACCTGGCCCTGACCGAACAGCTCAACAACGTGGACAGCGAGTTTGGTGAAATCATCGGGCGCAGCGACGCCATGTACAGCGTGCTTAAGCAGGTTGAGATGGTGGCGCAGAGCGACAGCACGGTGCTGATCCTCGGCGAAACCGGTACGGGTAAAGAGCTGATTGCCCGCGCTATCCATAACCTGAGCAACCGCAACAGCCGCCGGATGGTGAAGATGAACTGCGCCGCGATGCCTGCGGGACTGCGGGAAAGCGATCTGTTCGGCCACGAGCGCGGTGCATTCACCGGAGCCAGCAGCCAGCGGCTGGGCCGTTTTGAGCTGGCGGACAAAAGCTCGCTGTTCCTCGACGAAGTGGGCGATATGCCGCTGGAGCTACAGCCGAAACTGCTGCGCGTCCTGCAGGAGCAGGAGTTTGAGCGCCTTGGCAGCAACAAGCTTATCCAGACCGACGTGCGGCTGATTGCGGCCACCAACCGGGACCTGAAAAAAATGGTCGCCGACCGCGAGTTCCGCAGCGACCTTTACTATCGCCTGAACGTCTTCCCGATCTTCCTGCCGCCGCTGCGCGAGCGCCCGGAAGATATCCCCCTGCTGGTTAAAGCCTTTACCGCGAAGATCGCGCGCCGTATGGGGCGAAACATCGACAGTATTCCTGCCGAGACGTTGCGTACCCTTTCATCGATGGAATGGCCCGGCAACGTGCGCGAGCTGGAAAACGTCATCGAACGCGCGGTGCTGCTGACGCGCGGAAACGTGCTGCAACTCTCCCTGCCTGAAGTTACGCTTCCTGACGTAACCGCGCCCGCCGCCGAGACAGCGAAAGAGGGAGAAGATGAATATCAGCTCATTATGCGCGTGCTGAAAGAGACCAACGGCGTGGTCGCCGGGCCAAAAGGTGCCGCCCAGCGTCTGGGGTTAAAACGCACCACCCTGCTGTCACGCATGAAGCGTCTCGGGATTGATAAAGAGAGCCTGGTTTAA
- a CDS encoding FecCD family ABC transporter permease, whose amino-acid sequence MTTAVLQARQSLVLTTSALLALVLLFLVIALSVSVGELSIPLDNVFYAISNKMGLTEVPLTRIYESVIWDFRLSRALVAACCGAGLAICGAVLQSLLKNALAEPYVLGVSAGASTGAVSVVVLGIGTGAVSLSAGAFAGAFAAFAFVAFLTNGARGGNERTILAGVAASQLFNAITAYTISTSASAQQARDVMFWLLGSFSGVRWPEFQLALVVVLIGLAICLYYSRALDAFTFGDDAAASLGIAVPWVRLALFTTTALITATIVSMAGSIGFVGLVVPHVMRFLFGPLHRTLLIASALAGAILMVLADIASRMLIAPQSLPVGVVTALVGVPFFAVIIYRSRNK is encoded by the coding sequence ATGACCACCGCCGTTCTTCAGGCCCGGCAGAGCCTGGTTCTGACGACCTCGGCTTTGCTCGCCCTGGTACTGTTATTTCTGGTGATAGCCCTGAGCGTCAGCGTCGGCGAGCTGTCCATCCCGCTGGATAACGTGTTTTACGCCATCAGCAATAAAATGGGGCTCACCGAGGTTCCGCTCACTCGCATCTATGAGAGCGTGATCTGGGACTTTCGCCTGAGCCGCGCGCTGGTTGCGGCCTGCTGCGGCGCGGGGCTGGCCATCTGCGGTGCCGTATTGCAGAGCCTGCTGAAGAACGCGCTGGCGGAACCCTACGTGCTCGGCGTGTCCGCGGGCGCATCGACCGGGGCGGTTTCTGTCGTCGTATTGGGGATCGGCACCGGTGCGGTGTCGCTCTCTGCCGGGGCCTTTGCCGGGGCGTTCGCCGCGTTTGCGTTTGTCGCGTTTCTGACGAACGGGGCGCGCGGCGGGAATGAACGTACGATTCTGGCAGGCGTCGCCGCCTCACAGCTTTTTAACGCTATTACCGCCTACACCATTAGCACCTCCGCCAGTGCCCAGCAGGCGCGCGACGTAATGTTCTGGCTGCTGGGCAGCTTCAGCGGCGTACGCTGGCCTGAATTCCAGCTGGCACTGGTCGTGGTGCTGATTGGGTTAGCCATTTGCCTCTACTATTCCCGGGCGCTGGATGCCTTTACGTTCGGTGATGACGCCGCGGCATCGCTGGGCATTGCTGTCCCCTGGGTGCGCCTGGCACTTTTTACCACTACCGCGCTGATTACCGCGACCATCGTCAGCATGGCGGGCTCAATCGGCTTTGTCGGGCTGGTGGTGCCGCACGTCATGCGTTTCCTGTTCGGGCCGCTGCACCGCACGCTGCTGATTGCCAGCGCGCTGGCAGGCGCAATCCTGATGGTGCTGGCCGATATCGCCTCGCGCATGCTGATTGCGCCGCAAAGCCTGCCCGTCGGCGTGGTCACCGCGCTGGTTGGCGTTCCGTTCTTTGCCGTGATTATCTACCGCTCAAGGAATAAGTGA
- a CDS encoding ABC transporter ATP-binding protein yields the protein MSICAENITWKVGKKVIVNDVSLKVSRGETVGLLGPNGCGKSSLLRILAGLRRPDAGCVTLDGQDISRIAKKQLARRVAFVEQHGMTDANMRVRDVVKLGRIPHHSAFSNWSTHDDETVTAALQRVDMLDKSNQGWLSLSGGERQRVHIARALAQTPTEILLDEPTNHLDIHHQMQLMQLISELSVTSIVAIHDLNHASMFCDSLIVMQKGQIVATGTPQDILSESLLWDVFRVKTKIEISPFHGKKHIHFIV from the coding sequence ATGAGCATCTGCGCTGAAAATATTACCTGGAAGGTCGGCAAAAAAGTCATCGTTAATGACGTCTCGCTGAAGGTTTCCCGGGGCGAAACGGTAGGACTGCTTGGCCCTAACGGCTGCGGTAAATCGTCTCTTTTACGTATCCTCGCGGGGCTGCGTCGCCCGGATGCGGGCTGTGTGACGCTGGACGGCCAGGACATCTCTCGTATTGCCAAAAAGCAGCTGGCCCGCCGGGTCGCCTTCGTGGAGCAGCACGGCATGACTGACGCCAACATGCGCGTGCGCGACGTGGTCAAACTCGGGCGGATTCCGCACCACTCCGCCTTTTCCAACTGGAGCACGCACGATGACGAAACCGTCACCGCCGCTCTGCAGCGCGTGGATATGCTGGATAAAAGCAACCAGGGGTGGCTGAGCCTCTCCGGCGGTGAGCGCCAGCGCGTCCACATTGCCCGCGCGCTGGCCCAGACCCCGACGGAAATCCTGCTGGATGAACCAACAAACCACCTGGACATTCATCATCAGATGCAGCTGATGCAGTTGATCAGCGAATTATCGGTCACCAGCATTGTCGCTATCCACGATCTCAACCACGCCTCGATGTTCTGCGACTCGCTGATTGTGATGCAGAAAGGCCAAATTGTGGCGACGGGGACACCGCAGGACATCCTGTCCGAGTCGTTGCTCTGGGATGTCTTCCGGGTCAAAACCAAAATCGAGATCTCGCCGTTCCATGGCAAAAAACACATTCACTTTATCGTTTAG
- the hycA gene encoding formate hydrogenlyase regulator HycA gives MTIWEISEKADYIAQRHQQLQDQWHLYCNSLVQGITLSKARLHHAMSCAAQGDMRFVLFGHFIINVTLADNFNSHTIEYHLETKDGEKQCIAKAQLMADGMVDGHVSNRDRQQVLEHYLEKIAPVYNGLYAAVEHDLPVNLKQLMDGNTSANVA, from the coding sequence ATGACTATTTGGGAAATCAGCGAAAAAGCGGATTACATCGCGCAGCGTCATCAGCAGCTGCAGGACCAGTGGCACCTCTACTGCAACTCTCTGGTTCAGGGCATAACCCTCTCGAAAGCGCGTCTTCACCACGCGATGAGCTGCGCGGCGCAGGGCGACATGCGCTTCGTCCTGTTCGGCCATTTCATCATCAACGTTACCCTGGCGGATAACTTCAACAGCCACACCATTGAGTACCACCTCGAGACAAAAGACGGCGAAAAACAGTGTATTGCGAAGGCGCAGCTGATGGCCGACGGCATGGTGGACGGCCACGTCAGCAACCGCGATCGCCAGCAGGTGCTGGAGCACTATCTGGAAAAAATCGCGCCGGTCTATAACGGCCTGTACGCCGCCGTTGAACACGATCTCCCGGTCAACCTGAAGCAGCTGATGGATGGAAATACCTCAGCGAACGTGGCCTGA
- a CDS encoding ABC transporter substrate-binding protein has translation MKKVICALGLAVASVSSALATTYPLTIENCGYKETFTKAPERVVALGQNTVEILLLLGLEDKVKASAFWPTKVLPQLAEQNAKIKTLTVEIPTLESVLAQNPDFVPAQTPLLLGPESKVAKRDDLMTLGVNSYVSPGMCATKKATGDMYGSRQKLWDMTYLYKEIEDFAKIFNVEDRGQAVIADFKKREADLRKEFGKSKKDLSFVFWFSSSSPSADAYVGGKNSPSGFIASLMGGHNAITSETEWPTVGWESIIAANPDVIVVSSLDRNRWALDNAEEKIKFLKSDPAVSQLDAVKKGHIVVMDGQAMNPTIRTIYGAEQVGEQLRKLGLN, from the coding sequence ATGAAGAAGGTCATCTGCGCGTTAGGCCTGGCGGTTGCGTCGGTCAGTTCTGCTCTGGCAACCACATATCCTCTGACCATTGAAAACTGTGGCTATAAAGAGACATTCACCAAAGCGCCGGAACGCGTCGTGGCTCTGGGTCAGAATACCGTCGAAATTCTGCTCCTGCTGGGGCTGGAAGATAAGGTGAAGGCCAGCGCCTTCTGGCCGACGAAAGTGCTGCCGCAGCTGGCGGAACAGAACGCAAAAATCAAAACCCTGACGGTCGAAATCCCTACCCTTGAATCCGTGCTTGCGCAAAATCCCGACTTTGTCCCCGCCCAGACGCCACTGCTGCTGGGGCCTGAAAGCAAGGTCGCAAAACGCGACGATCTGATGACCCTGGGCGTGAACAGCTACGTGTCGCCGGGCATGTGCGCGACCAAAAAAGCCACCGGCGATATGTACGGCAGCCGCCAGAAGCTTTGGGATATGACGTATCTCTACAAAGAGATTGAGGATTTCGCCAAAATCTTTAACGTTGAAGATCGCGGTCAGGCCGTGATTGCCGATTTCAAAAAACGCGAGGCCGACCTGCGTAAGGAATTCGGCAAGAGTAAAAAAGATCTTTCGTTTGTCTTCTGGTTCTCCAGTTCATCCCCTTCTGCTGACGCCTACGTCGGCGGTAAAAATAGCCCCTCCGGGTTTATCGCCAGCCTGATGGGCGGGCATAACGCCATTACGTCCGAGACCGAATGGCCAACCGTAGGCTGGGAAAGCATTATTGCCGCCAATCCGGATGTCATTGTGGTGTCCAGCCTGGACCGCAACCGCTGGGCGCTGGATAACGCGGAAGAAAAAATCAAATTCCTGAAGAGCGATCCGGCGGTCAGCCAGCTGGACGCGGTGAAAAAAGGCCATATCGTGGTGATGGACGGCCAGGCGATGAACCCGACGATCCGCACGATTTACGGGGCTGAGCAGGTCGGCGAACAGCTCAGAAAGCTGGGGCTGAACTGA
- the hypB gene encoding hydrogenase nickel incorporation protein HypB — protein sequence MCSTCGCAEGNLYIEGDEQRPHSAFRSAPFSPAPRPAAALTGITFAPQRSAAGDLHYGHGEAGTHAPGISQRQMLEVEINVLDKNNQIAARNRARFAARKQLVLNLVSSPGSGKTTLLTETLKRLNGRVSCAVIEGDQQTVNDAARIRETGTPAIQVNTGKGCHLDAQMIADAAPRLPLADNGILFIENVGNLVCPASFDLGERHKVAVLSVTEGEDKPLKYPHMFAAASIMLLNKVDLLPYLNFDVDKCLSCAREVNPEIEILLVSATRGDGMDAWLNWLESERCA from the coding sequence ATGTGTAGCACCTGCGGTTGCGCCGAAGGCAACCTGTATATAGAAGGGGATGAACAGCGTCCCCATTCCGCGTTTCGCTCCGCGCCCTTTTCGCCTGCTCCGCGGCCTGCTGCGGCGCTGACCGGTATCACCTTCGCCCCGCAACGCTCCGCTGCGGGCGATCTACACTACGGCCACGGCGAAGCGGGTACCCACGCGCCGGGCATCAGCCAGCGCCAGATGCTGGAGGTGGAAATCAACGTGCTGGACAAAAATAACCAGATCGCCGCCCGCAACCGCGCGCGCTTTGCCGCCCGCAAACAGCTGGTGCTGAACCTGGTCTCCAGCCCCGGCTCCGGCAAAACCACGCTGTTAACGGAAACGCTCAAACGCCTGAACGGGCGCGTCTCCTGCGCGGTGATTGAAGGCGACCAGCAAACCGTTAACGACGCGGCGCGCATTCGCGAAACCGGCACCCCGGCGATTCAGGTCAATACTGGCAAAGGCTGCCACCTGGATGCGCAGATGATTGCCGACGCCGCCCCGCGTCTTCCGCTGGCGGATAACGGCATTCTGTTTATTGAAAACGTCGGCAACCTGGTCTGCCCGGCGAGCTTCGATCTGGGCGAACGCCACAAGGTGGCGGTGCTTTCGGTGACCGAAGGCGAAGACAAACCGCTGAAATACCCGCATATGTTTGCCGCCGCGTCTATCATGCTGCTGAACAAAGTTGACCTGCTTCCGTACCTGAACTTCGACGTGGACAAGTGCCTGTCCTGCGCCCGGGAAGTGAACCCGGAGATTGAGATCCTGCTGGTCTCCGCCACGCGCGGTGACGGCATGGACGCCTGGCTGAACTGGCTGGAGAGTGAACGATGTGCATAG
- the hypD gene encoding hydrogenase formation protein HypD — protein MRYVDEYRAPEQVLQLIGHLKTRAALLEYTAENPLRIMEVCGGHTHAIFKFGLDQLLPENIEFIHGPGCPVCVLPMGRIDSCIEIASQPDVIFCTFGDAMRVPGKNGSLLQAKARGADIRIVYSPMDALTLAEDNPARRVVFFGLGFETTMPATAITLQQAKARGVGNFFFFCQHITLIPTLRSLLEEPGNGIDAFLAPGHVSMVIGTDAYGFIAEQYNRPLVVAGFEPLDLLQGVTMLVEQKIAALSAVENQYRRVVPDEGNERAQQAIADVFSVEGDSEWRGLGLIAESGVRLTSAYRAFDAEAHFRPQPQQVCDDPRARCGDVLTGKCKPHQCPLFGNTCNPQTAFGALMVSSEGACAAWYQYRNQESEA, from the coding sequence ATGCGTTACGTTGATGAATACCGCGCGCCGGAGCAGGTGCTGCAGCTTATCGGGCACCTGAAAACGCGCGCGGCGCTGCTGGAATACACGGCGGAAAACCCGTTGCGGATCATGGAGGTGTGCGGCGGACACACGCACGCCATCTTCAAATTTGGCCTCGACCAGCTGCTGCCGGAGAACATCGAGTTTATCCACGGCCCCGGCTGCCCGGTGTGCGTGCTGCCGATGGGGCGCATCGACAGCTGCATCGAAATTGCCAGCCAGCCCGACGTCATTTTCTGCACCTTTGGCGACGCGATGCGCGTGCCGGGGAAAAACGGCTCGCTGCTGCAGGCGAAAGCGCGCGGGGCCGACATCCGGATCGTCTATTCGCCGATGGATGCCCTGACGCTGGCGGAGGACAACCCCGCGCGCAGGGTGGTGTTTTTTGGCCTGGGATTTGAAACCACCATGCCCGCCACCGCCATCACGCTGCAGCAGGCGAAAGCGCGCGGCGTCGGGAATTTTTTCTTCTTCTGCCAGCACATTACGCTCATCCCCACGCTGCGCAGCCTGCTGGAAGAGCCGGGAAACGGCATTGACGCCTTTCTGGCACCGGGGCACGTCAGCATGGTGATTGGCACAGACGCCTACGGTTTTATCGCTGAACAGTACAATCGTCCGTTAGTGGTCGCTGGTTTCGAACCACTTGATCTACTGCAAGGTGTGACCATGCTGGTTGAGCAGAAAATAGCGGCCCTGAGCGCGGTGGAAAATCAGTACCGCCGCGTGGTGCCGGATGAGGGAAATGAACGGGCGCAGCAGGCGATCGCCGACGTGTTCAGCGTTGAGGGCGACAGCGAGTGGCGTGGTCTGGGGCTGATTGCCGAATCCGGCGTGCGCCTGACGTCAGCCTATCGCGCGTTCGACGCCGAAGCGCATTTCCGCCCGCAGCCGCAGCAGGTTTGCGACGATCCCCGGGCCCGCTGCGGCGACGTGCTCACCGGTAAATGCAAACCGCATCAATGCCCATTATTTGGCAATACCTGTAACCCGCAAACGGCGTTTGGCGCGCTGATGGTCTCCTCCGAAGGGGCGTGTGCCGCGTGGTATCAGTATCGCAACCAGGAGAGTGAAGCATGA